TCACGGAATTTTCCGGTCTGGTAAGCCTCCTTTAAATTTTCATTGGAAGCAACAATGATCCGCACATCAACAGGCATTTCTTTACTTCCACCAATGCGTTTATATTTTCGTTCCTGTATCACTCTTAACAATGATGCTTGTATTTCAAGTGAGAGGTTTCCGATCTCATCCAGGAACAGTGTGCCGCCGTTTGCCATTTCAAAATGACCTTCTTTATCGAGCAAAGCACCGGTAAATGATCCTTTTGTGTGGCCAAATAATTCACTACCTGCCAGTTCTTTTGATAACGTGCCGCAATCTAACGCTACAAATGGTTTATTTGCCCGTTGACTTTGTTGATGAATGGTTCGGGCAATCACTTCTTTTCCTGTTCCGCTTTCACCGTATAACAATACACTATAGTTGGTGCCCGCTACAATATCAACCTGATTATAAAGGCCAACCGTTGTTTTTGAATGGCCTTTGTAAAATGGTAGTGGCTGATCCTGCGGCTTGGGTGTAGTTGTTCCATGCGCATGTGACGTATTCTCGCCATTTGCCTGAACAGGGAACTGGTTATTGTTTTTCCTGTTTAAAACATCCTTCAGGATTTTCAATACTTCGTCTGGAATTAAGGGCTTAACGAGATAATCGTAGGCACCCATTTTAATAATTTCAACAGCAGTTTTTATAACCGAATAAGCAGTAATTACAATAATGGCGACATGGGGATCTTTTTGTTTTAATTCCGATACAAGCTTAATTCCGTCCATATCTCCAAGGCGGTAATCGCAAATAACAACGTCAAACTTTCCTGCTGTATAAGCAGCCAATCCTTTGTTCCCCGAGTAAGCGGCTTCAGCCTCAAACCCATTGTTCTTTAAAAACCTGACCAGCAGAGTGCAGAGATCAGTGTCATCATCAATAATCAGAATTTTTCCGTTCATAATTGGTCATTTTAAAAAATGATAAAAGTTAAAAAGGGTGTAGGTGTGTGCACGGCCTAAAGAGATTGTTTTCATTGGAGATTCATCGAACGAAAACGTAAAACAATGGTTGTTCCATCCGGAGGGTCGCTATGAACGGTGAAGCTTCCCCCGTGGCTGAGAATTATCGCTTGTGCAATGTTAAGTCCCAGTCCACGTCTTCCACGTTTAGTAGTAAAATACGGTTCAAACATCTGTTGTTGCTGATCATCAGTTATTCCGGCACCGTTATCCTTAATTTCAATTACCGATTCATTCTCATCGTTCCAGATACTTAGCTCTAACAATCCCGTGGCTCCATCCATCGCTTCAACAGCATTAGTAACCACTTGCATCAATGCCTTTTTCATACGTGACTCATCAACATTTACAAGATATTCACCCCCGGGATAATTTCGCCTGATCTCAATTGCAGCAGCGCTTACCTGTTCATTCATCATCAATAAAACTTCATCCAAAAGTTTGCAGATGTTCACCGGTGATATTTCTAACCGGCTTATATGTGTTGCATCTACTAATTCTGTAAGAAGCTGGTTAATACGGTCAGTATTTCGGCTGATCATTTCAACAAAACTTGACTGCTCTTCAGTCAGGTTCATGTCTTTCAAAACTGTAGTGGAGAGTAAAATATTGTTTACGGGGTTTTTCAATTCATGTGCAACGGTTGCGCAAATTCGCTCAGTGGCAGCAAATGAATGTGACCTCTGCCGGTTGCCCATAACATCTGTTTCATTTGTAAGAAAATCTGTTGCTCTCATGCGATTCAATTTAATAAGTTGATTCCAACTTTTTTTGTTTTCATTCGTCCTCCAGGGTCAAACTTAACATCAGTAATTAATTTTTTCACAAATTGATACAGATGCAATGCGTTAATTGTCGAATATCAAGAACACTAAATACTTAATATCTTTTCGCTCAAACCAACACTGGCAGTGGATTTTTGGGACAGCGGAGAGCAAAATAAACGATGCCAGAGGCAACAAGTTACACTAAAAAAGAAAAAATATCCAAATACATCTGCAAAAAAATTTTCGGAAAAAACCATAGATTTTTTTCATAAATGGTATGCCCATTGAAGTCTTACATAATAATTTGAAATAGTTACATAATTAATAAGTAACTAAGTAAATAAAACGGGTACAAAGGCAACACAAGCGTGACAATTGTGCAGCATTACATTTGAACGATTCAGTTGTAATAACAATTGTAAAAAGGATGACGGCGATAAAAAAGGAGGGTAGTCGGAAGTAAAAACTGAACTTATTTATGGACAGGTTCAAACGAAGCAAGAACTTCCATCCACGTGCTGGCTCCACGTTTCCTGCGTTTTAACCAATAAATGCCAGCTACTTTCAGGAACATCATTTTTTTATAATTGCTTCTTCCGGCAGTAAGACGTCCCTTTACCAGGAAGATACCATCATCGGATAGCTGTGTAAAACTTGCCGGTCGGTTACGTAACATCGAGGAGATTGCCGATGAGTTTTCCAGATTCAACATCGATGGAGAACTATCGTCACGCAATTGTAAGAGCATAGATCTTTTTTGACTCCCGTCTTTAAACCGCAATAAGCCCTGTTTAACGCCTTTTATGCGTGCCATCAGTTGCCCCGGTTTAATAGCCATACTGGTTTTCTTTCTTAGGTTGAAACAGTTGACGTAGTTTTTCAATTACCTGGTGTTGGTACTCTTTCAACAATTCGCCCCACTTTTTTTCCTTGCAGTAGTTCATATGCAACGCAGATGGTTTCACTTTTAAAAGCAAGGTATCATGCTGGTGCATAGGAAGACCATCAAGCAAAGCAACACCTTCCACTTCAATAAAATAATCAACTGATTTGCGGAAAAAACAAAGTTGTACGGGAAACGAAGTTTCGAGGTAGGGAGTTTCGAATTTCGGATGAGCAAGAGAAACCCAGATTTGTCCCTGGTCATCCATACACTCAAATTGAACAATGTCGTTTGGCAAATGTTCGGGGCGCTCACTTAAGTTGTACATCACCGCACACCGTATTTGCTTCAACTGTTCACGAACGATGTCCCGTTCTTCTTGTGTAGATTCTTTTTTCATAATTCAGTTTTTTTATTACGTATCAAAAGTCAAATCTGATACCAAAAAAATAATCAATGCTGGTATGGTTTTTTCTCATAATAGTGTGGAGTAAAAGGATAGAAAGCATAACAAATATCAATGCCTGCCGGGTTTTCGTGGGCAAAAACGAGAGAAACTGTGGAATCAATTCCACAGAAAGGCAATATCTGTTCATTAAAAAAACAAACACATGGAACACACTACAACACGAACTGAACATGAAAATATGCTGAATGATATCATTCAAATTAATAACGATCGTATCGCCGGTTATGAAAAAGCAGCTAAGCATCTCAAAGAAGCAAACGACGATCTATACAATATTTTTAATGCAATGGCTTTACAAAGCAGGCAATTTGTAAATCAATTGCGGGTGCAATTAGGTAAACAGGGCGATCAGCCTGATGATGCAACAACAGTAAAAGGTAAGATCTATCGTGCATGGATGGATGTGAAAGCTACATTCAGCGGCGATGACCGCAAAGCAGCACTTGAGTCTTGTGAATATGGAGAAGAAGCTGCTCTAAAGGCGTATTCCTCTGCATTGGAAGACTCAGACCTTAATCCTGAATGGCGTGCTATTCTTGAAACACAAAGAAGTTTTATGAAAGAGTCGCATGATAAGATCCGCAATCTGCTTAATAAAGAAAGACAATAATTTTTTACACCGCAACCGGTTAGGCCGTATGGCAGAACCGCTTGTTTTTAATTTTTTACAATGCAACAAGATAGTAAAACAGATATGTCTACGCTTCTTACCTGCATGAAAAAAGCAAAAGAAGAAGGCTATAAATTAAGTTTTAGTGTAACTGACCGGGGACTCACAAAAGCAGATGAAGAGGGTTCGAGATTTTATACGCCTGAAGAAACGACTATTGATAATTTTTACCGGTTTGAAGGAGAGAGTGATCCTTCCGAAAACTCGATCCTTTATCTTATACATACTGTTGATGGTGAAAAAGGGACACTCCTGAATACCTATGGCATGTATGCAGACCCGTTGATTTCTCCATTTGTTGAAAAGGTGGAAGAGATATCGAAAAAGGTAAAACAGGAGTGAGCATGTATGCGTTCTTTTTTGAACGCATACAATTTGCTCTCATCAGGTGTATCATACTACATGATCTAAAACCCGGCCAAAACTACTTGTTTGACGCAGTAGGGTCTTATGAACAATTAAAAACCGGTTATAAACGATAACCGGCTTTATTCAAACTTCCATCCGTCTTCTCTCAGATTAATTTTTCGTGAAGAACTTCCTTGAAGTAAAAAAACAGCATGAACAATGAAAGGATGGAGATGAGTTATGTTGTTACGAGATTAGAAAAGGATTTATTCCGTTGTGCATCGGAAGAGATGCCTGGAGTAAAAAGATAATAATAGGCCGTTTCGCATGTGATTGTTTTAATAAATGAGGAAACAATTTCATGCCAGAGGTGCTTGACGAGCAAGGTAGCGCCTCGCCGATTTGTAAACTGGGTAATTTTTTCTTCATTAAAGGGTTGAGGTGCGAAAAAAATACCCAGTTGATAGTGATCGTTCATTTTTATAAACTGTAAGCAATGCAAAATGTAAATAAAAAAGCCAGTATACGTCCTCCGCAAAAACAAAGAAAACCCGGTTCTGAAAGAAAATTGGTTCCGCTGCCAGTTTTTGACTATCCTGAAAAAGAAGGCTCGGAAAAACTGGATGGTAAAATTGCGCTGATCACAGGCGGCGATAGTGGTATTGGGAAAGCAGTGGCCATTTTGTTTGCGAAAGAAAGAGCCCGGCTGTCACTTTCGTATTTACGGGAACATGCTGATGCAAAAGAAACGGAACATGTTATTACGGAGACATATGAACGGGACTGCCTGCTGATTCCCGGCGACATAAGTAAAGAAAGGCATTGTAAAAAAGTAGTTGCG
The DNA window shown above is from Lacibacter sp. H375 and carries:
- a CDS encoding ferritin-like domain-containing protein encodes the protein MEHTTTRTEHENMLNDIIQINNDRIAGYEKAAKHLKEANDDLYNIFNAMALQSRQFVNQLRVQLGKQGDQPDDATTVKGKIYRAWMDVKATFSGDDRKAALESCEYGEEAALKAYSSALEDSDLNPEWRAILETQRSFMKESHDKIRNLLNKERQ
- a CDS encoding sigma-54-dependent transcriptional regulator, with translation MNGKILIIDDDTDLCTLLVRFLKNNGFEAEAAYSGNKGLAAYTAGKFDVVICDYRLGDMDGIKLVSELKQKDPHVAIIVITAYSVIKTAVEIIKMGAYDYLVKPLIPDEVLKILKDVLNRKNNNQFPVQANGENTSHAHGTTTPKPQDQPLPFYKGHSKTTVGLYNQVDIVAGTNYSVLLYGESGTGKEVIARTIHQQSQRANKPFVALDCGTLSKELAGSELFGHTKGSFTGALLDKEGHFEMANGGTLFLDEIGNLSLEIQASLLRVIQERKYKRIGGSKEMPVDVRIIVASNENLKEAYQTGKFREDLYHRLNEFPIHLPALRDRRDDIIPLAEYFLQVTNEETNRHITGFTDEVKQMFLDYSWPGNLRECRNTIRRAVLLTPEGQLIKACSLPEEMSGVLQEKSDLLFKDRFLSAKTEVAVDTDQLKSAVNKAEFETILAVLQQVNFNKKKAAEILKIDRKTLYNKLKHLHNLQSSS
- a CDS encoding sensor histidine kinase, producing MRATDFLTNETDVMGNRQRSHSFAATERICATVAHELKNPVNNILLSTTVLKDMNLTEEQSSFVEMISRNTDRINQLLTELVDATHISRLEISPVNICKLLDEVLLMMNEQVSAAAIEIRRNYPGGEYLVNVDESRMKKALMQVVTNAVEAMDGATGLLELSIWNDENESVIEIKDNGAGITDDQQQQMFEPYFTTKRGRRGLGLNIAQAIILSHGGSFTVHSDPPDGTTIVLRFRSMNLQ